The following proteins come from a genomic window of Candidatus Atribacteria bacterium:
- a CDS encoding ABC transporter ATP-binding protein, with protein MALLELKKVKKIYQQGKIKVPALRGVDLIVEEGEFSTIFGPSGSGKTTLLNMIGCLDTPTEGEIRLNGNKVSDLSRKALAMTRRFNIGFVFQSYNLIPVLTAYENVEFAIRLIDHTSELKIKERVLKILEEVGLKGLENRRPNELSGGEKQRVAIARALVKEPKLVLADEPTANLDSKNAADVVKIMVKMNKELGTTFIFSTHDPMVMEYARRYINLKDGMISDDERRE; from the coding sequence ATGGCTTTACTCGAACTAAAAAAAGTTAAAAAAATTTATCAACAGGGAAAAATAAAAGTACCTGCTTTGCGAGGAGTGGACTTAATAGTGGAAGAAGGTGAATTTTCTACAATTTTTGGACCTTCCGGTTCAGGGAAAACCACACTTCTCAACATGATAGGTTGCCTGGACACACCTACAGAGGGGGAAATTCGTTTAAACGGAAATAAGGTAAGCGATCTTTCCAGGAAAGCTCTGGCTATGACCAGAAGATTTAATATCGGATTTGTCTTCCAAAGTTACAATTTGATTCCGGTATTAACTGCCTACGAAAATGTAGAGTTTGCTATCCGACTAATTGACCATACTTCAGAATTGAAAATAAAAGAAAGAGTATTAAAAATATTAGAAGAAGTTGGGCTGAAGGGATTGGAAAATCGAAGACCTAACGAGCTTTCAGGCGGAGAGAAGCAGAGAGTAGCTATCGCGCGTGCCTTAGTAAAAGAACCCAAGCTCGTTTTAGCAGATGAACCGACAGCTAATTTAGATTCAAAAAATGCTGCAGATGTGGTTAAAATTATGGTGAAGATGAATAAAGAATTAGGTACTACTTTTATTTTTTCTACCCACGATCCGATGGTCATGGAATATGCTCGTAGATATATTAATCTTAAGGATGGCATGATCTCTGATGATGAAAGGAGGGAGTAA